Proteins from one Elephas maximus indicus isolate mEleMax1 chromosome 12, mEleMax1 primary haplotype, whole genome shotgun sequence genomic window:
- the SRCAP gene encoding helicase SRCAP isoform X3: protein MALGFAALRASDYGNVCCRSSCDWRGVSWSRCDSPDSPQYGGTVEVQTFTGGVVSAHTGAPEAGEPERRLGRPGGPRALEDGSRWPVAQNEASSQHALQPDASPSASSSGDDPVILQASNEGPESGTMQSSPSPAHPQLPILQTQMVSDGMTGSNPVSPASSSSPASSGAGGLSPQHLAQDSSLDGPPGPPDGATVSLEGLSLPQAADLVNKGPKWEKSHAEIAEQAKHEAEIETRIAELRKEGFWSLKRLPKVPEPPRPKGHWDYLCEEMQWLSADFAQERRWKRGVARKVVRMVIRHHEEQRQKEERARREEQAKLRRIASAMAKDVRQFWSNVEKVVQFKQQSRLEEKRKKALDLHLDFIVGQTEKYSDLLSQSLNQPLASSKAGSSPCLGSSHTGSAASSPPPPASQLDDEDGDFQPQEEEEDDEETIEVEEQQEGNDAETQRREIELLRREGELPLEELLRSLPPQLLGGPSSPSQTPSSHDSDTRDEPEEGGEEEPSQVLKGKPPPSSVTQRNKQPWHPDEDDEEFTANEDEAEDEEDTIAAEEQLEGEVDHAMELSELAREGELSMEELLQLYAGAYASDTSAAGSGSSEEEEEEEEVEPNTSDCEPEEGTEAEEAPQENSSSQSDSAEEQSEDEEDEHSEEEETTVSSESEESESEDSEEAQSQSQADEEEEEDDDFGVEYLLARDEEQNEADGGSGPPTPGPTTTLGPKKEITDIAAAAESLQPKGYTLATTQVKTPIPLLLRGQLREYQHIGLDWLVTMYEKKLNGILADEMGLGKTIQTISLLAHLACEKGNWGPHLIIVPTSVMLNWEMELKRWCPSFKILTYYGAQKERKLKRQGWTKPNAFHVCITSYKLVLQDHQAFRRKNWRYLILDEAQNIKNFKSQRWQSLLNFNSQRRLLLTGTPLQNSLMELWSLMHFLMPHVFQSHREFKEWFSNPLTGMIEGSQEYNEGLVKRLHKVLRPFLLRRVKVDVEKQMPKKYEHVIRCRLSKRQRCLYDDFMAQTTTKETLATGHFMSVINILMQLRKVCNHPNLFDPRPVTSPFITPGICFSTASLVLQATDVHPLQRIDMGLFDLIGLEGRVSRYEADTFLPRHRLSRRVLLEVATAPDPPPRPKPVKMKVNRMLQPVPKQEGRTVVVVNSPRTPLGPVPVRPPSGPELSAQLTPGSTPPVLPAPLMVSASTTGSPLIPASRPPGPVLLPPLQPNSGPLPQVLPSPLGVLGGTSRPPTPTLSLKPAPPAPVRLSPAPPPGSSSLLKPLTVPPGYTFPPAAATTTSATTATATTTAVPAPTPAPQRLILTPDMQARLPSGEVVSIGQLASLAQRPVASTGGSKPLTFQIQGNKLTLTGAQVRQLAVGQPRPLQRNVVHLVSAGGQHHLISQPAHVALIQAVAPTPGPSPVSVLPSSTPSTTPAPTGLSLPLAANQVPPTMVNNTGVVKIVVRQAPRDGLTPVPPLAPAPRPPSSGLPAVLTPRPTLTPGRLPTPALGTSRAPISTPTLVRPLLKLVHSPSPEVTASAPGAAPLTISSPLPVPSSLPGPASSPMPVPNSSPLASPVSSTVPVPAPVSSSLPISVSTTLPASASAPLTIPISASLPASASGPALLTTVTPTLAPVVSAVPGSPSLAPAGASPSASALTLGLATAPSLSPSQAPGHPLLLAPTSSHVPGLNSTVAPACSPVLVPASALASPFPAAPNPAPAQASLLAPAPSTSQTLATSLAPMAAPQTAILAPSPAPSLAPLPVLASSQTPVPVLAPSSTPGTPLVSTSSLVPAPTPVLASSSAQTMVSAPVPPPLPSLASTQTLALAPALASTLSGSSPSQTHSLGTGNPQGAFPAQTLSLTPASSLVPAPAQTLSLAPGPPLGPTQTLSLAAAPTLAPASPVGLSPAHTLTLAPASSSASLLAPASVQTLALSPTQVPVPTLGPAAASTQAPTSQPSSLVASTSGSAPFPVTMVSRLPVPKDEPETLTLRSGPPSPPSTATSFTGPRPRRQPPPPPRSPFYLDSLEEKRKRQRSERLERIFQLSEAHGALAPVYGTEVLDFCTLPQPVASPIGPHAPGPNHPTFWTFTEAARRAVLFPQQRLDQLSEIIERFIFVMPPVEAPAPSLHACHPPPWLAPRQAAFQEQLACELWPRARPLHRIVCNMRTQFPDLRLIQYDCGKLQTLAVLLRQLKAEGHRVLIFTQMTRMLDVLEQFLTYHGHLYLRLDGSTRVEQRQALMERFNADKRIFCFILSTRSGGVGVNLTGADTVVFYDSDWNPTMDAQAQDRCHRIGQTRDVHIYRLISERTVEENILKKANQKRMLGDMAIEGGNFTTAYFKQQTIRELFDMPLEEPSNSSIPSAPEEEEEAVANKQTHILEQALCRAEDEEDIRAATQAKAEQVAELAEFNENDGFPAGEGEEASRPGAEDEEMSRAEQEIAALVEQLTPIERYAMKFLEASLEEVSREELKQAEEQVEAARKDLDQAKEEVFRLPQEEEEGPGAGDETSCGTGGGSHRRSKKIKAPERPGTRVSERLRGARAETQGANHTPVTPTQHTRSTSTPPRSSPARERTPRLAPRPRPTPAPAIPVPTPVPISSPNPVTILPVHILPPPPPLPPSQIPPSCCSPACTPPPACTPSPAHTPPPAHTPLLTPSSPLLLGPSSVPISPPGTNLPLGLGPEAELCAQALASPESLELTGMASSEASPLALVSPKDLLPVAAEVLPMSEKNLSLTPPAPSLTLESGSILNGQEQEVQEPAQGTVLTVLPDGEEVPVCLSESNGVELPPSAASDEPLQEPLEAVRNSEELVEAQTPTSSPEKLQELVTAEVTAPSTSSSATSSPEGPSPARPPRRRTSADVEIRGQGAGCPGQPPGPKVLRKLPGRLVTVVEEKELVRRRRQQRGTASTPAPVVSETGASLGSPSTCSTSGQESSPPTSGPCEASPPSTLPTQTQQPFIARRRIELGVTGGGSPENGERELLAITPPAVKRRRGRPPKKNRSPADSGQGVDEIPSSTSKGKTNGADPVPGAETLIVAEPVVGPQLIPGPHPLGPQSIHKPEPIILSPVEKRRRGRPPKARDLPIPGTISSPGDGNLESRTQPLPLPPPLPSFPPLLACPATVTNTVTTVTISTSPPKRKRGRPPKNPPSPRPSQLPVLDRDSSSVLESCGLGRQQQLQGQGDSEGSSSDEDGGRPLTRLARLRLEAEGMRGRKSEGSMVVAVIQDDLDLVESGPGGLELTPPVVSLAPKLRSTRLRPGSLVPPLETEKVPRKRAGAPVGGGPGQAKRGRPQPLSPLGPEDSVEESEAEASGEEEEEDGTPRRKPGPRRLGGTNQGDQRILRSSAPPHLAGPTISHRGRKAKT from the exons GAGGCTGAGATTGAGACTCGGATTGCTGAGCTCCGGAAAGAGGGTTTCTGGTCGCTGAAGAGGCTGCCTAAAGTGCCAGAACCCCCCCGCCCCAAAGGCCACTGGGACTATCTGTGTGAGGAAATGCAGTGGCTCTCTGCAGACTTTGCTCAGGAGCGTCGTTGGAAACGGGGTGTAGCCCGTAAG GTAGTGCGCATGGTGATCCGGCACCACGAGGAGCAGCGACAGAAAGAAGAGCGGGCCCGGAGGGAGGAGCAAGCCAAGCTGCGCCGGATTGCCTCCGCCATGGCCAAGGACGTCAGGCAGTTCTGGAGCAACGTGGAGAAG GTGGTGCAATTCAAGCAGCAGTCTCGGCTTGAAGAGAAGCGCAAAAAAGCTCTGGATCTGCACTTAGACTTCATCGTAGGGCAAACTGAAAAGTATTCGGACCTTCTGTCGCAGAGCCTCAACCAACCGCTAGCCTCCAGCAAAGCTGGCTCCTCCCCTTGCCTTGGCTCTTCCCACACTGGCTCGGCTGCCTCCAGCCCACCACCGCCTGCTTCTCAGCTGGATGACGAAG ATGGGGACTTCCAACcccaagaggaggaagaggatgatGAAGAGACAATTGAGGTTGAAGAACAACAGGAAGGCAATGACGCAGAGACCCAGAGGCGTGAGATTGAGCTGCTTCGACGTGAGGGAGAATTGCCACTGGAAGAGCTGCTCCgttccctgccccctcagctgcTAGGAGGGCCTTCCAGTCCCTCACAGACCCCCTCATCTCATGATAGTGATACCCGAGATGAGCCTGAAGAAGGTGGTGAAGAAGAGCCCTCTCAGGTTTTGAAG GGGAAGCCCCCACCCTCATCAGTCACCCAGCGCAACAAACAGCCTTGGCATCCGGATGAAGATGATGAAGAGTTTACTGCCAATGAAGATGAAG CGGAGGATGAAGAGGACACCATAGCAGCTGAGGAGCAGTTGGAAGGGGAAGTGGATCATGCCATGGAGCTGAGCGAGTTGGCTCGAGAAG GGGAGCTATCTATGGAGGAGCTACTGCAGCTGTATGCAGGGGCGTATGCCTCTGATACCTCAGCCGCCGGCTCTGGGAGCagtgaagaggaagaggaagaagaggaggttgAGCCTAACACCTCTGACTGTGAACCAGAGGAAGgcacagaagctgaagaggcgcCTCAAGAGAATAGTAGCAGTCAGTCAG ACTCTGCTGAGGAGCAGAGCGAGGATGAGGAAGACGAGCACTCAGAGGAGGAAGAAACAACTGTGAGTTCAGAATCAGAGGAATCAGAGTCTGAGGATTCTGAGGAGGCCCAATCACAGAGCCAAGcagatgaggaagaggaagaagatgaTGACTTCGGGGTGGAGTACCTGCTGGCCCGAGATGAAGAACAGAATGAGGCAGATGGGGGCAGTGGTCCTCCTACCCCAGGACCCACCACCACTCTAGGCCCTAAGAAAGAAATTACTGACATTGCTGCAGCTGCTGAAAGTCTCCAGCCCAAGGGTTACACCTTGGCCACTACCCAG GTGAAGACGCCTATCCCCCTGCTGCTGCGGGGCCAGCTCCGGGAATACCAACACATTGGACTGGACTGGCTGGTTACTATGTATGAGAAGAAGCTTAATGGCATTCTGGCTGATGAGATGGGACTGGGCAAGACGATCCAGACCATCTCCCTGCTTGCCCACTTGGCCTGTGAGAAAG GTAACTGGGGACCCCATTTGATCATCGTCCCCACCAGTGTGATGTTGAACTGGGAAATGGAGCTGAAACGTTGGTGCCCCAGCTTTAAAATCCTCACTTATTATGGAGCCCAGAAAGAGAGGAAGCTCAAGCGGCAG GGCTGGACCAAGCCCAATGCCTTCCACGTGTGTATCACGTCTTACAAGCTGGTGCTGCAGGACCACCAGGCCTTCCGCCGCAAGAACTGGCGCTATCTTATTCTGGATGAGGCTCAGAACATCAAGAACTTCAAGTCACAGCGCTGGCAGTCACTGCTCAATTTCAACAG CCAGAGGCGCCTGCTCCTGACAGGGACTCCCTTGCAGAACAGCCTCATGGAACTGTGGTCCTTGATGCACTTTTTGATGCCTCATGTCTTCCAGTCTCATCGAGAGTTCAAGGAGTGGTTCTCTAACCCTTTAACTGGCATGATTGAGGGCAGCCAAGAGTATAATGAAGGGCTAGTCAAACGCCTGCACAAG GTTTTGCGGCCCTTTTTGCTACGCCGAGTTAAGGTGGATGTTGAGAAGCAAATGCCCAAAAAGTATGAGCATGTTATCCGTTGCCGGCTTTCTAAGCGCCAACGCTGTCTCTACGATGACTTCATGGCACAGACTAC aACCAAGGAGACACTAGCTACAGGCCATTTCATGAGTGTCATCAACATTTTGATGCAACTTCGGAAAGTCTGCAATCATCCAAACTTGTTTGACCCTCGGCCTGTCACCTCCCCTTTCATTACCCCAGGCATCTGCTTCAGCACCGCCTCTCTGGTGCTGCAGGCCACTGATGTCCACCCTCTCCAG CGGATAGATATGGGTCTGTTTGACCTTATTGGCCTGGAGGGTCGCGTCTCTCGATACGAGGCTGACACCTTTCTGCCCCGACACCGACTCTCCCGCCGGGTACTTCTAGAGGTGGCTACTGCTCCAGACCCCCCACCCCGGCCCAAGCCAGTCAAAATGAAGGTCAACAG GATGCTGCAGCCAGTGCCCAAGCAAGAAGGCCGGACAGTGGTGGTGGTGAACAGCCCACGGACGCCCCTGGGCCCTGTCCCAGTCCGACCCCCTTCAGGCCCTGAGCTCTCAGCCCAGCTCACCCCTGGCTCAACCCCCCCGGTGCTGCCAGCGCCACTGATGGTGTCGGCCTCAACCACTGGGTCCCCGCTTATTCCAGCATCCCGgccccctggccctgttctgttGCCCCCGCTGCAGCCAAACAGTGGTCCCCTCCCCCAGG TGTTGCCATCTCCCTTGGGAGTCCTGGGTGGAACCTCACGGCCTCCCACACCAACCCTATCCTTAAAGCCAGCTCCGCCTGCTCCAGTTCGCCTcagcccagccccacccccaggctCCTCCAGTCTGTTGAAGCCCCTCACAGTGCCACCGGGCTACACCTTTCCTcctgctgctgccaccaccacttCTGCCACCACAGCCACTGCCACTACCACAGCAGTGCCAGCTCCAACTCCTGCGCCACAGCGCCTCATCTTGACTCCTGATATGCAGGCTCGCCTGCCCT CAGGTGAAGTGGTCAGCATCGGACAGTTGGCCTCACTGGCACAACGTCCAGTGGCTAGCACAGGGGGAAGCAAACCTCTGACCTTCCAAATCCAGGGCAACAAGCTGACTTTGACTGGTGCCCAGGTGCGCCAGCTTGCTGTGGGGCAGCCCCGCCCGCTGCAAA GGAATGTGGTGCACCTGGTGTCAGCAGGGGGGCAGCACCACCTCATCAGCCAGCCTGCCCACGTGGCCCTCATCCAGGCCGTGGCACCAACCCCTGGCCCTTCCCCTGTCTCTGTGCTGCCTTCTTCGACCCCCAgcaccacccctgcccccactggTCTCAGCCTTCCGCTTGCTGCTAACCAGG TGCCACCAACCATGGTGAATAATACAGGCGTGGTGAAGATTGTAGTGAGACAGGCCCCTCGGGATGGACTGACTCCTGTTCCTCCATTGGCCCCAGCGCCCCGGCCTCCCAGCTCTGGGCTTCCAGCTGTGTTGACTCCACGTCCCACATTAACCCCTGGCCGGCTACCCACACCTGCTCTGGGTACTTCCCGGGCCCCTATATCCACGCCCACTCTGGTGAGGCCCCTTCTCAAGCTGGTCCACAGCCCTTCGCCTGAAGTCACTG CTTCAGCACCCGGAGCTGCTCCCTTGACcatctcttctcctcttcctgtgccgtcctcactcCCTGGGCCAGCTTCTTCTCCAATGCCAGTtcccaactcctctccacttgctAGTCCTGTGTCCTCTACGGTCCCGGTCCCAGCCCCAGTCTCGTCTTCACTCCCCATCTCTGTCTCTACCACACTTCCTGCCTCAGCCTCAGCTCCGCTTACCATTCCCATCTCAGCCTCCTTACCGGCTTCAGCTTCGGGCCCGGCTCTGTTGACCACTGTGACTCCAACGCTGGCACCTGTTGTCTCAGCGGTTCCCGGATCCCCCTCTTTGGCTCCAGCTGGGGCTTCCCCATCAGCATCAGCCTTGACTCTAGGTTTGGCCACAGCTCCGTCCCTGTCCCCATCTCAGGCACCTGGTCACCCTCTGTTGTTGGCTCCCACCTCTTCACATGTTCCAGGGTTGAACTCAACTGTGGCCCCAGCATGCTCACCCGTCCTGGTGCCAGCTTCAGCTCTGGCCAGTCCTTTTCCGGCAGCGCCAAACCCAGCTCCAGCTCAGGCTTCCCTTCTGGCTCCAGCACCTTCTACATCTCAGACCCTGGCCACCTCTTTGGCTCCCATGGCGGCTCCACAGACAGCAATCTTGGCTCCTTCTCCAGCTCCTTCTCTGGCTCCTCTTCCAGTCCTGGCTTCATCACAGACTCCAGTTCCAGTCCTGGCTCCATCATCTACTCCAGGAACCCCTTTAGTCTCAACTTCTTCACTGGTGCCAGCCCCAACTCCTGTGTTGGCTTCGTCGTCAGCTCAGACTATGGTATCAGCCCCAGTTCCACCACCTCTTCCAAGCCTGGCTTCTACACAGACACTGGCCCTAGCCCCAGCTTTAGCATCCACTCTTAGCGGCTCGTCTCCATCTCAGACACACTCTTTGGGAACAGGAAACCCTCAGGGGGCCTTTCCAGCTCAGACATTGTCATTGACTCCAGCATCATCCCTTGTACCAGCTCCAGCACAGACACTCTCTTTGGCACCAGGGCCACCACTGGGTCCAACTCAGACGCTGTCTCTAGCTGCAGCACCCACTTTGGCTCCAGCTTCTCCAGTGGGCTTGTCCCCGGCTCACACACTGACTTTGGCTCCAGCGTCGTCATCTGCTTCACTCCTGGCCCCAGCATCAGTGCAAACACTGGCCTTGAGCCCTACCCAAGTTCCTGTGCCTACCCTGGGCCCAGCTGCAGCCTCAACACAGGCCCCAACTTCCCAGCCATCTTCCCTTGTGGCTTCGACATCTGGCTCTGCTCCGTTTCCTGTCACCATGGTATCCCGGCTGCCTGTTCCAAAGGATGAGCCTGAGACACTGACGTTGCGCTCTGGCCCCCCCAGCCCACCCTCCACTGCTACCTCGTTCACTGGCCCTCGGCCTCGACGCcagcccccaccaccacctcGTTCCCCTTTCTATCTG GATTCtctggaggaaaagaggaagcGACAGCGATCTGAACGTCTGGAACGGATTTTCCAACTTAGCGAGGCTCATGGGGCCCTGGCACCCGTGTATGGGACTGAAGTCCTGGATTTCTGTACCCTGCCCCAACCTGTTGCCAGCCCCATCGGTCCTCATGCTCCTGGCCCCAACCACCCCACCTTTTGGACTTTTACCGAGGCTGCCCGCAGGGCTGTACTGTTTCCCCAGCAACGACTAGACCAGCTGTCAGAAATCATTGAGAG GTTCATCTTTGTCATGCCTCCTGTGGAGGCACCTGCCCCTTCCCTGCATGCCTGCCATCCACCCCCTTGGCTGGCCCCACGTCAGGCAGCCTTCCAGGAGCAACTGGCTTGTGAGCTCTGGCCACGGGCTCGTCCTTTACACCGTATTGTGTGCAACATGCGCACCCAGTTCCCTGACTTGAGGCTCATCCAGTATGATTGCG GAAAGTTGCAAACGTTGGCAGTGCTGCTGAGGCAGCTCAAGGCAGAGGGCCACCGGGTGCTCATTTTCACTCAGATGACCCGAATGCTGGATGTACTAGAGCAGTTCCTTACTTACCATGGCCACCTCTACTTACGTCTGGATGGGTCTACTCGAGTTGAGCAGAGACAG GCCTTGATGGAACGATTCAATGCAGACAAACGCATATTCTGCTTCATCCTTTCAACTCGGAGTGGAGGTGTGGGCGTAAACCTGACAGGAGCAGACACTGTTGTCTTTTATGACAGTGACTGGAATCCCACCATGGATGCTCAGGCCCAGGATCGCTGTCACCGAATTGGCCAGACCCGAGATGTCCACATCTATAG GCTTATCAGTGAACGGACAGTGGAGGAGAACATCCTTAAAAAGGCAAATCAGAAGAGAATGTTGGGAGATATGGCCATTGAGGGAGGCAACTTCACCACAGCCTATTTTAAACAG CAGACCATCCGAGAGCTGTTTGATATGCCCCTGGAGGAGCCATCTAACTCATCCATACCCTCTGCCcctgaagaggaggaagaggctgtGGCTAACAAGCAGACCCATATCCTGGAGCAG GCGTTGTGTCGGGCAGAGGATGAAGAAGATATCCGTGCGGCCACTCAGGCCAAAGCTGAACAGGTGGCTGAGCTAGCGGAATTCAATGAAAATGATGGGTTTCCTGCTGGCGAGGGAGAAGAGGCCAGTCGGCCTGGGGCTGAGGATGAGGAGATGTCCCGGGCTGAGCAGGAAATTGCTGCCCTTGTAGAACAG CTGACTCCCATTGAGCGCTATGCCATGAAATTCCTGGAAGCCTCGCTGGAGGAAGTGAGCCGTGAGGAACTCAAACAGGCGGAA GAGCAAGTGGAAGCTGCCCGCAAGGACCTGGACCAAGCCAAGGAAGAGGTGTTCCGCCTACcccaagaggaggaggaggggccaGGGGCTGGGGATGAGACTTCCTGTGGGACAGGTGGAGGCAGCCACCGGCGCAGTAAGAAGATCAAGGCTCCTGAGAGGCCGGGAACCCGAGTCAGTGAGCGTCTTCGTGGAGCCCGGGCTGAGACTCAAGGGGCAAACCACACTCCCGTCACACCTACCCAACATACCCGCAGTACCTCCACACCCCCCCGCAGCAGCCCTGCTAGGGAGCGAACTCCCCGGCTGGCACCTAGGCCTCGACCCACTCCAGCTCCTGCTATCCCAGTCCCCACCCCAGTCCCCATTTCGTCCCCAAATCCAGTAACCATTCTTCCTGTCCATATCTTGCCTCCTCCTccacctcttcctccttcccagaTTCCTCCCTCTTGTTGTTCTCCTGCCTGCACTCCTCCTCCTGCCTGTACCCCCTCACCAGCTCATACACCCCCACCAGCCCATACCCCTCTTTTAACTCCTTCCTCCCCTCTTCTGCTTGGTCCATCTTCTGTGCCTATTTCCCCCCCAGGCACCAACCTCCCCTTGGGTTTGGGGCCTGAGGCAGAGTTGTGTGCACAAGCGTTGGCATCTCCTGAGTCCCTGGAGCTCACTGGCATGGCCAGTTCTGAGGCTTCCCCGCTCGCTCTTGTGTCCCCCAAGGATCTGTTGCCAGTTGCTGCTGAGGTCCTGCCCATGTCAGAGAAGAACCTTTCTCTCACTCCTCCTGCACCTAGCCTAACCCTGGAGTCTGGCAGCATCCTCAATGGTCAAGAACAGGAGGTGCAAGAACCTGCCCAGGGGACAGTTCTCACAGTGCTGCCTGATGGGGAGGAGGTACCTGTGTGTCTGAGTGAGAGCAATGGAGTGGAGCTCCCACCCTCAGCAGCATCTGATGAGCCACTTCAGGAGCCACTGGAGGCTGTCAGGAACTCTGAAGAGCTGGTAGAGGCCCAGACCCCAACCTCCAGCCCAGAGAAGCTGCAGGAACTTGTTACAGCAGAGGTCACAGCCCCATCAACCTCATCCTCAGCCACCTCCTCCCCTGAGGGTCCTTCACCTGCCCGGCCACCTCGGCGTCGCACCAGTGCTGATGTAGAAATTCGGGGTCAGGGTGCTGGTTGTCCAGGGCAGCCTCCAGGCCCCAAAGTGCTTCGCAAGCTGCCAGGACGGCTAGTAACTGTGGTAGAGGAGAAGGAGCTGGTGAGGCGACGGCGACagcaacggggaactgccagcaCCCCGGCACCTGTGGTTTCTGAGACGGGTGCGAGCCTGGGGAGCCCATCCACGTGCAGCACGTCAGGGCAGGAATCTTCACCTCCCACCAGTGGGCCCTGCGAAGCTTCTCCGCCATCCACGCTGCCCACCCAAACCCAGCAACCCTTCATAGCTCGTCGTCGCATTGAGTTGGGGGTGACTGGTGGAGGCAGCCCAGAGAATGGAGAAAGGGAGCTGCTTGCCATTACCCCACCTGCTGTGAAGCGCCGGAGAGGGaggccccccaaaaaaaacaggtCTCCGGCAGATTCTGGGCAAGGGGTGGATGAAATACCCTCATCCACCTCTAAGGGAAAAACCAATGGGGCTGACCCAGTCCCTGGGGCGGAGACCCTCATTGTTGCAGAACCTGTTGTAGGACCCCAGCTtattcctgggccccaccctcTTGGACCCCAGTCAATTCACAAACCCGAGCCCATCATCTTGTCACCTGTGGAGAAAAGAAGGCGTGGGAGGCCTCCTAAGGCACGAGATTTGCCCATCCCTGGGACCATTTCTTCACCAGGGGATGGCAACTTAGAGAGCCGGACACAGCCACTCCCATTACCACCACCCTTGCCATCCTTCCCACCACTCCTAGCCTGTCCCGCTACTGTCACCAACACTGTCACCACCGTCACCATTTCAACGTCCCCACCCAAGCGCAAGCGAGGCCGACCTCCCAAGAATCCGCCATCACCTCGGCCCAGTCAGCTCCCTGTCTTGGACCGTGACAGCTCTTCTGTCCTTGAGAGCTGTGGACTAGGAAGGCAGCAGCAACTCCAGGGCCAGGGGGACAGTGAAGGCAGTTCTTCTGATGAAGATGGAGGCCGCCCCCTCACCCGCCTGGCCCGTCTGCGACTTGAAGCAGAGGGAATGCGGGGACGAAAGAGTGAAGGGTCCATGGTGGTGGCTGTAATTCAGGATGACCTGGATTTAGTGGAGAGTGGGCCAGgcgggttggaattgactcctccTGTGGTCTCATTAGCCCCAAAACTGCGCTCGACCCGGCTGCGTCCAGGGTCTCTAGTCCCCCCGCTAGAGACTGAGAAGGTGCCTCGCAAACGGGCAGGGGCTCCAGTTGGTGGGGGTCCTGGGCAGGCAAAGCGAGGCCGTCCTCAGCCCCTGAGCCCCCTGGGGCCTGAGGATTCTGTGGAGGAGTCTGAGGCTGAAGCCTCaggtgaggaggaggaagaggatgggACCCCACGCCGCAAGCCTGGCCCCCGCCGGCTTGGTGGGACCAACCAAGGGGACCAGCGCATCTTGCGCAGCAGTGCCCCTCCCCACCTGGCTGGCCCTACCATTAGTCACAGAGGCCGCAAGGCCAAGACGTGA